In the Glycine max cultivar Williams 82 chromosome 6, Glycine_max_v4.0, whole genome shotgun sequence genome, AAGAGAAGTCAAATTTCTAATTATACTTATTAAACATGACCAtccttgattaaaaaaaatcttacattattaaataaatagttcTCACATTCTTtaccaatttaatttaatttatcccCCCCATAAAAAAACCTACAATACACTCTTCTGGATCCCTCCTCATAACCCCTTCTGTCCTCTATCGtatatattctttctttcaccaCTGTCATCTTCTGCTCCACTCTGTCACCACAACTCACTCAAGccattacaagaaaaaaaaaaaaaaaaaaactcacccaTTATTAGccattcttaattttcttttttctcttcaagaGCTATAGTGTCTCAACCAGTAGTTGGATACTTAATGTGAAAATCTCTCTTAATAAAGAGATTGGAACATTGGTTTATAATGTCTTAAGAGACTATCCTCTTCGGCTAGACTCAAAATCAGTTGGTTTCttcccaaaaagaaaaaagaaaaaccattgGCTATCcctttttattcattcattcattaattCAAAATCCAGAAACCATGATTTACTCTATCTCTTCGCAGAACCCATTGGTCTGGAACATGCCAAGACTGCACAAACATGGCAAAAAACCATCTCTGCCACCGAACTTAAGACCTATTATAATAACTTGTTTCAGAAACCATAACAACCCCAACAGCAACAGTGCAGTCGATAACAGACCCACATTCACCGCGAACACGGTGACGAGGCACGTTTTCTTTAAGGAGAAGAAGTACGAGGAGAACGAGAGGGAAGTTGTTGGCAGCAGCAACTGCAACAGACAAATGATGCTTTTGTGTGGGTTTGGCTATTGGGTGCAAGGCTTCAGGTGTTTTCCGTGGCTGGCGCTGAACTTTCACATGGCTAGCAACCTCAACTTGCACCCGTCGACATTGCAGCTCGTGCAGAACTTGGCTAACCTACCAATGGTGGCTAAGCCACTCTATGGAATACTCTCGGATGCTATCTATATTAAGGGTGCTCACAGAATACCTTATGTTGTCATAGGAGGTATGGTCAAGTAAACCAACTTGTCTTTTTGCTATGTCTTGTGTTTATGTTTCTTTGGTTGAGGGGAAACTTAGATGCAGTTTCTTGTATGagttattagaatttaattttgattactaTGTTATTAGTACCGAATAtctattgattttaatttgtaatgtgACTAATATTCGTTGGAAACCTGACGGACCATTTTTGGTGGGGTATCCCTTCCTAAGCACAAGGCTCAAACTTGAGACCTTGTGGGGGCCAAGCCTACTACCATTTGGACCAATGACTTGATTGAGTTATTAGAATTTGAGTTTCACCGTAGTAATTCatgttgaatttaatttttttttatgcagaAATTTCAATTCTGATTGAAAACGGTATGAAAAAGACTTAGGCCTTGTTTGTTTATGGTTTTCAAACACAGTTTTTCAGTTTCTaaagtttgtttctcttttgtaCACATTTGAATGTGTCCCTTAAACAATTTTCTGATTTCTAAAAGTTTGTTCTCTGAATGAATACTTGAATACAGCAGTTGGCATTTCTGCTTGTTGGATGAGAAACTATAGGAAGAGTATGAGAAAATATCTTCCAgctatttctgtttttttgttttttaaggaaattttcaaaacttaataATAGATTTTAGATGAGGAATTGACTGCTAAGTCGTGTTGAATTGTTTTAAGAAAcagttctaaaaataaaataaaaaatgagaaggaagtTATATAATTTTGGTTTCCTTCAAAGagataatgtttttatttctctGAATGAGTCAATTGGTGTTATAAAACCAGGAATTACTGACCAACAAGGAGAAACTAACCTTTCTGTATGCAGCTATTCATTGGAATATATCttttcatattaatataattcaCTTCTGTATATATATCAAATCGTCTTTTGAATGAGAATATTGATGTGATGTttgaattatttcatttttttctgttattttgggTTTTATCTGAATGAAGTGagataagttttcaaagagagtACACAAGTGTAAAGACCAGGATCAGAATTTAAAACTATATCTCTTACATGCTGATAGGGTCATAGGAATTAAAAGGTCAGTCAGAAAATGTATTGAATAAGATAGACCGAGCACAGGCTAATGGCTATGAATACTGAAAATGAAAGACAGCTTAATCCATTGATTCATGAGTTTTGAGATTCTAGAATGAAATCTCTTtagttttgttgttttgttttgcatcctttggttctttttcttttttttcctattaagaTTAGATATCTGTTTCCATGTTAGTTACGTGTCTTATGTTCAAGGTGCCTTGTTCTGTATGGACAAATTCTAAACAGAAACAAGTAAAGGATCAAATTCGTTATAAAGCAAAATTTAATTTggttgaatataattttttttattgattaagaaattacaAGAGTAGTGCTCAGAAAGACAAGAAGAAAAGCAAGGCAGAACTCCTTTATTTGACTtagttgtctattttttttaccatgattTTTAATCAACGCTATATATGATTTTGACTTTTGAAGTAGTAGAGTAACTTGTGCTCATAAGAAGTTGGCAAACATGCAGCTGTTACTTAAAAAATGTTGAGTTTCTTGTGTATATGTAGTAAATTGATTAGAGTTTTAAAAATGgtcatgtgtatatgtatatttactATATTAACATCAGAAGATCCGAAAATGGGGAAAacattaaacaagaaaaaagttgGCATTATGTGTAAGAAAtagaacataaaaatatatgccACACAAAGTCTCACTTCTGTACATTGAAGGAAGTTTCTTTGGCATATCAGAGGAGTTAGGATTAGATTAGGCATTTGGCTTAATGGCTTCTATTTGGTGTAAGGCTCATTATCTTTTTAAGGGGTCTTCCTAATGGACGGGTTGAGGGATTCAATATTTAACAAATACTATTTTGGTTCAATCTTCAGGTTTTCTTCAAGTcttttcttggagtcttctggCGTTGGTCCCTGTTGCACACAAAGTGCTTCCCAACATAATTGTGTTTGTGCTTCTCAGCAATATGGGAGCATCAATTACAGAAGTAGCACAAGATGCTCTTGTAGCAGAGTATGGCAAGAAGCACAAAATTGGTAGCCTACAGTCATATGCATTCATGGCATTAGCTGCAGGTGGAATCTTAGGCAACTTGATTGGTGGTTATCTCTTACTGAAATTGCCTCCCAGAGCcatgtttttcatattttcatccTTACTGTCTCTTCAACTAGCAATTTCTTTCTCAACAAGGGAGGAGTCTTTAGGCATAGCACAACTTTCAGGTCAAAATCTTGCTAAGAGATCCATCtcagaaaatatcaaaaaacaaGTCTCTAATCTTGTCATGGCTATCAGTGACAAGAGCATTTCTAAGCCCCTTATATGGATTGTTGGATCAATTGCCATGGTGCCAATGCTTTCAGGCTCTATATTTTGCTATCAGACACAGTGTCTAAATCTTGATCCTACAGTAATTGGCTGTTCTCGAGTGATTGGCCAGTTTGTGCTTCTTTCAGGAACCATGCTTTATAACCGTTATTGGAAAAAAATTCCACTGAGAAAGCTGATAGGCATGGTGCAGATTCTATATGCTTCATCTCTACTCCTTGATTTCATTTTGGTTAAACAAATAAATCTCAAATGGGGAATTCCCAATGAGGTGTTTGCTCTTTGCTGTTCTGGTTTAGCAGAAGTCGTGGCACAGTTTAAGCTCCTTCCTTTCTCAGTTTTATTTGCAAATTTATGTCCAAAGGGCTGTGAAGGATCTCTAACAGCATTCCTTGCATCAGCTTTGTGTCTATCATCAATAGCTAGTGCCTTTCTGGGTGTTGGATTTGCCTCTTGCCTTGGCATTACATCCAGTGATTACTCGGGCTTGACGTGGGGAATTCTTGTGCAGTTCATTGCGGCTTTAATACCATTAAGATGGATCCATTCTTTACCAATGTCACAATCGGTTGAGAAGCAAAGGAAAAGAAGTATGAGCAGAAGAGCACGCAGAAACAGAAGAGTTGGAAAAGTTGTGTTTGGTTATGTTGATGTCTACAGGCCTGAGAGAGAATGATAGTCACATAGGTCAAGATAATCAGTTCCTACCTATGCAGCTTCAATGATTATGCGAGGATAAATGCTACTTGAGCTCTGCCACAAATTCAACAccatcattctcctgaaaatagTTTGTACAAAACTAGGAGTTTTGCTCCATGTTGAGTTCTATCTTGGGGCCAACACCTGGCTGGACCTGGTCACTGGTGGGTTTTGAGCATAGACTAGTGgttctttatattttcttagGAAGTTATTTCTTGATTCTCCCATCCCACTGACGTGTATTCTAATTACCTTGGTTGTTTTCATGTCCATATCAACAACATTTAACTGATAAGGAGTATTCATCTCACCACTCATGACCATTTGATTGATTCATAAGTGGTATAAAAGAATTAGTGATCCCTTTTGGGGTCTTAGAATAATCTCTTAAAATTTTCAGGTTTTTAAAACAAAGGGTAgtcaagtatatatatatatatatatttaccattaactattaataaatttaactttCCAAGATAATGGATAAGTTATCAAAGGCGGCAATGATGATGGCagcaaaggaaacaatggtGATAGCGGCGGTGGTGACAGCACCACCTGATTATAAGCGTCATAAAATCCTAGTTCTACATATTTGGTGTAGTAAGTTGAAAAATCCAATTTTACTATTAACTATTAATATACTAACTAGTAGCTCTATTGTCCTTTGCCCTGCTAGAAATTTAGATACTTAATATAGAGAAGTAAaaaccttgtttttttttttccattgatCAGGAACAGTGGTCTTGTTCCTTCCCTTGTGCCTGAGCTACCTATCTTAACTGGCAAGATCCCTACTAGTGATCAGTCAGTCCTATATATCGGTCACTCAATCATACTTGATCCATAACAAGTTAAGATTGTAGCTTGcaatttatattgaaaaatcTGTTCCCTGGCTCTCTTCGATACCAAATAAAGGTAGATTGGTTAGCCTATACGGGTTGTTTTTCTAGAactggctttttttttttttgatttacCTTGAATTGGCTTCTTTAGGATAACATCAAAGAATGTTTTCTGAGGTGACATGCTTCACATAAGGACATCGATCCCTTGATATTCTCCTTTATCAAGGCTTCAAGTTTTGTTAAAACAGGCCACTTTATAGTTTATATGAAACTAAGGAGTCAGAGTTCTCAGGAACATTTGCCAGTTAGTAGTATTGACAATGAAGCCAAACGACAAGGGCTAAATCCAAATAACAAAACTAAATTTTCTCTAAAACTTAAAGCAAAAGAAATCTAAATTTCTTGCTACTGCTGAGTCGAAAGGGAAACCGCAAATAAAAACTGAGAAACCAAAGGTTTCTGTAAAGCTGTCAAAGAAGACAAGGAAGTCAAAAGAAGgtatttataaatgaaatttgtGACTCAGGCAATGCTGAGAAGtttcttacaaaaaatattcttgTAAGGTGTaagtttctctttttctcttgataAAGGGTATACTGTGCTTTGATATCTATGAGTGGGTATGttagttataatatataaaaagcaATCTCTTGTTAAGGTGTAATCTAGATGTTTTCATCTATAAATACTATAAGTTGATTGAATTTACTGTTTCTTATTAACAGAGCCAAGTTTGTGGTTTATAGAAATGCGGCacttaatatatttacaaaaagaaTAAAGCAAATAATTCGTGTTTAACTTTCAATCCTAACAACTGGTTTGCATTAACTACACAATTgtgaaaaagaaattacaaaCGACCAACAAGAGGAATATGTAATTATGAACAAACTTGAACATTCCTGAGCTTTCAAGAGCATCCAATCCAACAAGTGACAAACTGAAGCTGTTTCTGGATCAAGCCCTTCCATCAACAAAACAGGGAGTGAGTTGTACTTGAAATCACTAAATTAACTAAGATGCATGCATGACATGAAAtactagtattttttgtttacaaatCAATGATATAACACACCTTTGTtacatttttgttaattattggataaaattttgagataagagacttaatttcaataattagaAAACAATGAGGAATTACAATAAAGAGACAAAAACCGTACATAGGCTAAAATGCATATGATTAAGGaccaaaagtgttacaacaacTCTTTGTTGGAAGAAAAGATTTGTTGGACTGGATTATAAGTTTCTCTACAAGTAATAGGAATTTACTATTTCAATGCTTGACAAATCTTATCTGCAAGCCTAAATTACAGAAGGAGAATCACAAAGTAGCCCACAAACGTCTTTACTCTCCCATTCTACTTTTATGTGTGTGCGTGAGTTAAGTAAACAAAAAAGGTTGAAGGTTATTATACATGATGCACCATACAAATTCTGCATATTTTAACGTTTTTTCAATGGACTCAATAGAGTCATAGTGACCGTGATTATTATAGTTTCTTCGGTTGAAAAAATGTCTTACATTAACTTTAAAAGTGACCCGTATAACCTCTTTTTACAATATACTGATTTAGAACCAGAAATATTATCTATATAGTACTGttgctaaattttttaaaaaaatgttacctGACAAGCTATTCCAATGTATAGAGATCGATTGGGTGATTAGTTCTAGCATGACAAAAAATAGCATCTTGTCTATCGAGAGTTGCATTGTCCATACCATTTCTTCTTTGAGATCAAGACCAAACCTGCCCCATGTGCCACTACCGACTAACTTAATTTGCAGTATTGTATTTTACATATCTGATACTGGAAAGGTATTTAAGTGTGTAGACAAATTACAAACATGTCACCTATAAATTGTGCCGAGAAAGAACAATTGCTTCCACGATTTTctagtcaaaacatgaaactatAACATGGATGTAATTCCAAGAGTTGCAACAATGAGAAAACTGAAAatagtaagagtaaaaaatTCGAGCAAGGATTGTAGTTCCATCCTTAAAGCCTTATGAAAGGACCTTTATCTTTGATCTAAGTTTAAACCAACAACttcataataaaatagcatTTCACTTGATATTGTAATCCATGGCATAGGAATTGTTCCTATAAAAATGTACATGAGAAATTTACCTGGGTGTAGATATAAACTTGGAGAATATTTAGGACAAACTTCTATGAACTCTGCAACATGATCTTTTAACTTAAATCTGTGGTGAATCTCTTTGAAGTTAATTTGGATCCGAGTGTTATATGGCTCAGCTTGTTTAGTAGTATTTGTTCTCCATCCTTACCAGTCCCCTATTGTGTTGGTTACAAATGTGAGAAAACTTAAATGGAATTTTCAATCTAAAGAAAGAACACACCAATAAAAATGAACACTTTTTATAGTACAAGGATGcacgaattaatttaaaatgatataacaaggtaatatttttctgttttttttttttataaaataagtgcCCGTTGCAAGGTAGGTAGGGAACTATTTAGAAAACTTTCAAAcgcttttttaattataaatttagaaaattgtCTTACAAATTTAATGATAAGATTAATGTGTCACACTTTTTTCATATTcggaaattaaatttaaatttttcatctttttggtATCAATTTGTTATCATCTCACACTTTTagggattaaaataaatatttatcctaaaaattataatcatgatATATAGTTAtctcaataaaaacatataaaagttaaaaaaaaaaaaaactaagataaTCCGGTGACAAAAGACTCCTCTCTATGTGAAGGTTTGGGATGGTCGTTGTACTCAGTCTTGTTCTTGCAAATATTAAgagattatttcaaaatttaaacctATTAATACCCAGCAAGTCATCAAGGGCAATTTTACTGTTGTACTAAGGCTCACCGTATGATAAAAGACTAATACATTTATCTGTTACTCTAAGTGCCTCTAGAcatcatttgagaatttttaCGTAACTTTTTAGTATAGAGACCTAGATGGTTTATTGTTCAAAATGTTAGGACGCACTATTAGATAAATGATTCAAAATAGGTTTGAaccaaataacataatttactGAGATGGCAATACTATTTGTACATTCTTGCATACTTGTGATAGGTTTAAATagagtgaaaacaaaaaataagtgtTAGAAATaccaaattcaagtaaaattactTTAACCAAATATCTAAATAATGCATATTCTAAATATCACTATTTCATTTAAAAGAAACCAACATAAATGTGAGGAACACAGGTTTTTATATAGACTATGTTTGCTCCAACATATTTTACTTATAAGTTACTTTAagttaaagttaaaaattaaaaataagaactaaaaaaagtagaagctatttgttagtttttattttattttcttaacttaaAAGCTCCTTTTAAGCTAAAAGTTggttgccattttttttttaattttaatgaaatataattattttatccaacaaaaaattatatttataaataaaaaaatattgtgtaaattgaacttaatttacgtaaaactattttaattttaacaaacatataaaaaaatattaaaatggaattttttaaaaaaaattaaatattcaaagttattttaattaataaaattttatttaaatgattatttgtaaataatatacgtaatataaaataaaataaataaatattgattataaataataaaatattttataattatatattgttgatcaataatacttttaaagtaaaaaaacaagtttatttAGACATAATTTACTAATATTAAATTGCATTATAAACAATATGCAATTAATGTATAAATGTTGTGTGTGTAGGGATTTGTTAATgtactcatatttttttaaagtatgaaGGCATTAGCAACCCTCAGCGTATATTCTCATTGGTGGTTCTTTGATCTTCATCTAACCATAACCataaaagaataacaaaaattattattatgatttaatttatacatgTCTCTCATGCATCTATTTGATACCtagtgagaaattaaaaaaaaagttttaagtaTATAATAGGAAATATTATAGTGTAAtaagaagaaaacaacatagaaaaatgatggaggtcaatGATGTGTTTGCAGTGAAGAGTGAATTATTTGAATTAACAAatgataacatttaaaaaagaacTCCATGAATTATGTGATATTACAGAAATcatcattttaaaaagaatatattaccATTGCAATCGTGTCTTTCTGGAGATCTGAATCAATTATCACCTTACGCATAGAAGAGCTAGACAAACTTGGACACTCATAGCAGGATAAGCTTTTCAAAATTTGGTAAACGTGGACAGCAATATTTAGGCCAAATATCAACAAGTTCTGGTATGAACTCAAAAAGAGATCATCAAAGTTGAGCAGATTTATGTCAATATTAGTCTCATAGTGACTCTGGTGTTGGTACATTGAAAGATGATGTTCCTTTTCAGTGCCAAATACATACTTCAACTTGCAGCTGCATAGAATATCTAGCTCTTCCAAACTCACTAACCCTCGTGCAAAACACAAGGGGAATATATATTCCAACCTTTCACATCCATCAATAGGAAGAGTCTTTAGTTTGGGGAGCTTCAAAGAGGTATGGCTTTGACTGCTAACATAATAAACATTACCATCTATTATGTGCTTTAATCCACTACATTCTTCTACTATTAGCTTCTCCAGTAGCTCTAGAGTTTGGAGCATGGATGGCGTGAAGAGACGTTAGCATCGTGCATTCATATATTATCAGTGCCTTAAGACAATCAACTAGATTACTGCCTTGTTGATCCATGAATGGAATTACACTTTTGTAACCTCCCTGAAGGTTCCTCAAACGAAGGCACTCTGCTCCTAAAAGGAGATCCTTGATTGCTAATGGTATAAAACTTTTAGCAGGAGCATTAATTAAGACCATCTACAGATAAAGCTCTAGATGGTCTATGCTCTTCCAACATGCGAGGCAGCATGTCAATTAGTGATTCAGAATGATCTAGTATTATAACATACCTCCTCAATCTTTGGAAAGAAACATTAAGTGGAAATTCCTCTTTAGATGgagataaaaacaaatataattcctCTAGATGCAAACATCTTCCTATTACCTCGTAAGCATTATTTTCCTTAATCCTACAGTTGTACAAATCCAGAACCTTCAATTTCTTTAATTCTACAATTCCATTAGGCAATTCATCAAAACAAGAGCATCGTAAGTCAAGAATCTCAAGTGCTTGTAGGTTTTCCAAAATGGAGATATCGCCTAATTTACAACTCCTTGAGCACAAATTGTGGAGATTTTTTAATGACTCAGTTGATTGTGGCAGTGATGAAGTGCATCTTTTTGGCCCCCAGAAACGAAACTCCTATGTATAGTCACATGTTAAGAATGCCAAGATTTTACGCATGTTCAACCTTTCAAAACACACATTTGATACTTCAAATCCAATTATTGAAGAATGAAGCAAGAGAATTTTGAGTGTTGGACAATTCATATGATTACCATTAGAAAGTTGACCATTTTTCAAATCCCATAAGGAGATTGCTCTCTTATCTTTTATGGTTTCATCTTTTATCACCGCTCTCAGATCCTTTGCAGTGCTTGCCAAAATTGCTTGGCCCCTTTCAGATGCTATCCACAAAGCTACATCACGAACCATGTCATGCATTTTCACCTTTTCATTCCCTGCATGTAGCAACAAACAAGAATCCATAAGGATGCCAACAGCCAGAAGCATCTCCTCCCTAGCTTCCTCTATTGTTTCAAAAGTCCCAGTTATTCTTAGTCCCCTTCCAAATCGAAATAAATCTTCCAAATCAATTTCATAATCCTCTGGAAATATGGAACACAACAAGAAAAAGGACTTGGCTAATTCATCTTTCAAATTATCATAACTTAATTGAAGAAAGGCGTTAGGACTTCTTAGGCCTTTTGGAATAACCAGTGGTTTGGAATCTTGTAGTCTTGACAAAGCTAACTTCCAGTCTTTTAAAGTTTTTTCCCTTAACGTGCTTCCCACTGTCACAATTGCAATAGGCAATCCTTTACATTCATCCACAATTTTTGTTGCCACACCTTTCAAAGCATAAGTGGAATCATCAGTTATTTTTGCATACAATTTGAACAAAGTCCAAGCTTCTTCACCAGTTAAGAGATTGAGCTCAACAGTACATTGGCATTGCATAGAAGTGCACACTTCTCTCTTCCAAGTGATCTGAAGTACTCCACAACCCTTCTTGTTTTCATTGATTGGAATACCTAAAGATTCAAAGTCTAGGTTTTCCCCCACATCATCCAAGATTAGAAAAGTTGTGCCTTCACTTAATCTCTCTGATAGTCTTCGTGCTTTACCTATGTCTGATTCCTCTTCTAACTTCAAACCCAATTGATCAGAAATTTGTGCTTGGATGCTTCTGATATTTGGAGTTTCAGAGACTGTTGCAATGACAATCTTCTCAAACAATTTTAACTTTTCAGCTTCCTTACCCACCTCTTTCGCCAAAGCAGTTTTTCCCAAGCCTCCTATTCTAACTAGTCCAACCATGCAAACACTTTCTTCCTTTAATGCTTCCAATAGTTTGTTGtaagatgattttttagatTCGAAAAGAACAAAACCTTTGGAAGAATAGTAATTCATGCCTGGAAGTTCAGGAATCTTAGAAAATGGATCAAACTTGCTGTTTTGATTGAGTTGAgc is a window encoding:
- the LOC100782464 gene encoding probable folate-biopterin transporter 8, chloroplastic, translated to MIYSISSQNPLVWNMPRLHKHGKKPSLPPNLRPIIITCFRNHNNPNSNSAVDNRPTFTANTVTRHVFFKEKKYEENEREVVGSSNCNRQMMLLCGFGYWVQGFRCFPWLALNFHMASNLNLHPSTLQLVQNLANLPMVAKPLYGILSDAIYIKGAHRIPYVVIGGFLQVFSWSLLALVPVAHKVLPNIIVFVLLSNMGASITEVAQDALVAEYGKKHKIGSLQSYAFMALAAGGILGNLIGGYLLLKLPPRAMFFIFSSLLSLQLAISFSTREESLGIAQLSGQNLAKRSISENIKKQVSNLVMAISDKSISKPLIWIVGSIAMVPMLSGSIFCYQTQCLNLDPTVIGCSRVIGQFVLLSGTMLYNRYWKKIPLRKLIGMVQILYASSLLLDFILVKQINLKWGIPNEVFALCCSGLAEVVAQFKLLPFSVLFANLCPKGCEGSLTAFLASALCLSSIASAFLGVGFASCLGITSSDYSGLTWGILVQFIAALIPLRWIHSLPMSQSVEKQRKRSMSRRARRNRRVGKVVFGYVDVYRPERE